From the genome of Salvia splendens isolate huo1 chromosome 7, SspV2, whole genome shotgun sequence:
AGACCTGGGCCCCCTCCGACACCACCTCCGCCTCCAACATCACCTTCCAAGACATCGACATGATCGCCGTCGCCAACCCCATCTTGATCGACCAAGTCTACTGCCCCTCTGGCAACTGCTTAGAGGTACGACCATACCTCGTTTATTTGAAAATATGTCTGGACTTATAAGTCCTGTCTACCAGACCTGACCATACCTCGTTTGTTTGAAAATATGTCTGACTTCTAAGGTTGTGGTGTGCAGGCTCAGTCGAACGTGGAGATACGGGACGTGGTGTTTAAGAATATAAGGGGCACGTCGAGCTCAGAAGTGGCGGTGAAGTTGCAGTGCAGCAGTGCTCGGCCTTGCAGGAACGTGAAGCTCGTCGACATAAACTTGCCGTACAGAGGCCTGAGAGGGAAGAGCAGGGCTGTGTGTGTTAATGCTTTGGGCTCTTCTTCTGGAATTCAAATTCCAAATGGATGCCTATAGctctttcctctctctctcttttttaatCAGTTGAGAGAGATTTCTGCCACACTAGTTTCTTCTTCTAAGATTTTGAGTTATCATGTATATTTGCCTTCTATGTAGAAAAGAACCTCCTCTTCATCATTCCATGTTGTATTTCTGAGGATGTGTAGAATtagaattcaattccaaatggaaatattttttcCGTTCTCAATTTCATGTTaccacaaaaaagaaaaaacataattattgaACACATAACACAGATCATTATAATCTCATCTACATCAGACAATGCCAATTCCCAGCAGCTACAAACTCATGAACCTCCCCATTCACTTCAATCAAACTACAACCAGGTtccttctccatctccttcCTTTCCTCGACCGCCTTCTCGAAATCACCCGACCCCGCATACACGTTTGGCATCAGCACGTGCGCGCTCGTCTCCGTCCCATCCAACAGCCTCAAGTTCCTCGCAGCCCACTCCGCGACCTCAACGCTCCCGCCGTGGTTCCTGCACGCCGCAAGCAGAGAACCCCACACGACAACGTCCGGTTCCATAGGCATACTCGCCACAAACTCGGCCGCCTCCTCCACCATCCCCGCCCTCCCCAGCGCATCAACCATACAGCCACAGTGCTCGATCTTCGCCTCCATCCCATACTCCTCTGTCAACAGCCTGAAGTACCTCCTCGCCTCGTCCACTCTCAACGAATGGCTCGAGGCCGTCAGCACAGCGACGAAGCTCACCCCATCCGGCCGGAGATTAGAACATTCGAGCTCATTGAACATATCAAACACTTCCTCGTAACATCCATTCGTGGCCAAACCTAGCATCATCGAGTTCCAACACGAAAGCCCTTTCCTCGGAGCATTCTTGAATGCTACTCGCGTGGCCTCAACGTCCCCGCACTTGCAATACATGTCTACGATGGCAGTAGCAACAATCACATTCATCTCAAGATCATTCATCTTGATGTAGTCATGAATCCATCTCCCCTGCTCAAGATCTCCCAATTCCCCACAAGCATTCAACATACTAACCAGAGTAAACTCAGTAGGCTTAATCATATTCCAAGAGATCTCATTTCTAAATGGGATCTTGCAGAACAACCTCCAAGATTCCTCAATCTCCCCACACTTCGCAAGCCCCATAATCATCGAGTGCCAAGCCACAACATCCCTCTCAAGACTTACATCAAACAGCTTCCACGCATTTTCAAGAAACCCCCAATTCTCATACATGTGAATGATTGAGTTCCGAATGAATGGATCCGATTCCAAACCTTCCTTCACGATTCTCCCATGAAGCTGAGCTCCATCTCCGGCCAGCCCCAGCTGAGCGTACGCCTTGAGAACGGAAGGGTAAGTGCGGCGTTCGGGGAGAATTTCCGAGCAATTCAGCGTCTCGAGGAAGAGTAAAATCGCAAAATTAGGGTCCGAGCTCTGGGAGAAGCCTCGGATTACGGTGTTCCAAGTGAATTGATTGGGTTTTTCGATGCGGCGGAAGATGGAGAGCGCGTAATGGAGGTCTCGGGCGGCGGAGAAGGCGAGGAGTCTGCTAGCAGCGATGGTATCTTTGGCTAGGCCGGTTTTGATGAGGCTGGCGTGGATTTTTTTGAGGTCTGTGATTGTTCGGCAGGTGGTTTCGAGAATGGAGAGGTGTGGGTGGTTTGAGATAAAGGTTGAGATAGAGGTTGAAGGTGGATTGAAGGAGCAGAAACATGCTGGCATtcgtctctttctctctctctttgtgtGGTTGTTTAAATGAAACAGTAATTgcagaagaagagagaaagagatgaaTTGTGAGTGCTGTTGTTACCATGAAAGGATTGCTTCTGCTCTCTGTAAATGCTTGAGTTTATCGATGGAGAAAATTGTAGTTGCAGAATTTCAGTAATGGATAAGGTAGGATGGAGGAAGATAGCCTTCAGTTTGTCAGTTTTCTGTTATCACCGGTCATCAAAAATTACAAACTGTAAAATTtgtgtcaattttttttctaccGCCGGTCATTCTTCAAATCCAACGGATATACGAGTACGAGGCATATTTTTATCTATCAGCGTCCACTATAGGAATAGTCCAGCAATAatccagccacaaactcctcctaccacatcatcagtcctaaaaatccttctgccacatcatcaagacaAGCAAATATCCCAGCCATAGcacagccatagcctagccacatcactcaaaattatataaaacaaataattaacgaTCACACAacatacggaattaaatttaagacacagatacgagaaaatttaataatactattaaaatttaaaaaagtacattaattaaaaaaattacaataaaataaaaaaaaagtacattaattaaaaaaaagtacattaattttaaaaaattcactcCTTGTCTCcgtcgcctccgtcgtcgccgtagccaccgtcgtcgccgccgcctccgtagCCTCCGCCTCCACCCAAATCGTCACAcatgctcacgagcaatgcgtgaagaaaactcttctcctcggggtccgtcgccgcccgccattcagctaacgtcttgaccatctgagcgcgcgtttgttgacgcgcgaagaatttgagatcctctgtgGACTAGCCAAGGGGgaatgccgactggacctcctgggaacccccggtGACCCCCccctcccgttgcgcccgcttttGCCCAGTCGGGCGAGGTTGAcgagcgaacgaacgaggggtggggatcaccgctgctgccgctgtaatcaccggtgtagttcagtcgttgcttcttcggccagccagcgtcgacacctgctcGAAACTTCTCGGGTTCGTTCAGCACCACaaagcagttccagtaggtgaaatCCTTATataacccgggctgggggaaggttTTCTCCGTTATCCTCCTGCAggcatcctccgtttggccactgttctgcatgcggagggcgttggtgtacaagcccgaaaatcgggagatcgcagccctgattcggtcccacgccttccggcaatcctccctgGTGcatggcctcccctccgggcaaaatgtctcgtaggctgctgctattttaacccacaagttgacgatcctctgattgttcgaagtgaggggatcatcgcaaacactcacccacgccttggacagcgcgacgttctccgcatccgtccacctcctccgtaccgagcagtcgtcctcacccggctgcgacgactcgccgaccctcttccccctgcccttcttctttggggcgtgACGACCCCGCACTGCTCCCCCTGTTTGAACGGGAGTATCCGGAACTCCGAgaatatcaaaccccaactcctctaaggaaaaagtctcaaattgcgtgaactgcgcctccgttggggttgatgtgtgcgaagaagcagtcgaaaaatcaaaactggggcgatagacgttttcctcccccggcgtcccctgcgtcgccgggaCCCCTCCTGTCGGGGGCTGCATCTCCATCCTCCccccccccggcatcatctgcatcccgagcacccctcccggcatcatctgcatcccgggcacccctcccggcatcatctgcatcccgggttgcatccccggtaccccctgcaaCGCCGACATACTCCCCccagctgccatcccgggcatattcccccagctgccatcccgggcatcatcccctgccacgggtacatgttgtagtaccctggcatctgaccccatccacctcccacgggtaccgggaGAGTTTGAGACctgctcgtcactggagtaccttcgttgttgttctccatttcgcgttgttgctcttgtacagaaattaagatagagagaaaactcgttaaaacaagtggtgcgaatgaaaatgacgtgcaaagcgcgtatatatagtgtttcgaaaattaataaaaaaaatccgctTGGCGATGCGCTCGGTGATCCGgaccctacaatggcgccgagcggatcgccgagcgcatcgccgagcgcccgtatatcgcctagcgctaggcgatttttttttttggaaaaccgctaggcggttgcaatggttCGCCGAGCACACCGCCTAGCGCCGTGGCTCGGCTAGGTGGTGCACTAGGCGCCATTGtgagcgcaccgcctagcgccgtgGCTcggctaggcgccattgtggatgctctaatacacACATACGATTCAACCTGAAGTTCAAGAATTAGGGCATCGATACGACGTTGTTTCATTTGTAATTGAAACTATATTGTATTGATTTCACGGCTTGCCATGTCGTATTGATTGGTACAATTGGACACtttcaaaaatttataattttaaaaccaCTTCCCTCAATAAACCtatttattttaaactttttccAATAAGGCTAAAccagtttttttaattattcacTTTTAGCTAGCAATACTTGAatcctatttttattatttttactttactaatttttcaataaaattcgTATTGTCTGTGTATGCTGTTTAGATTATTAATTGTGGACTTATGAGAAAATGTATTAATGCTTtttaaaatcacaaaaaataattaaatgggCCTGTAACTTTTTAAGGTCATTGGAGTAATGGGCTCGAGGAGATTTTATTTGGGTCTAAGATGTTTCTCTCACTTGGATTTGGGATAGGACCATTGAGCAAATGGACTAGAATTAACCTTAAGATGAACATCAGTATAATGTTGAAATActaaattctctctctttttttaagATTATAAGACGGTAAATTTGTGGCATAATATAAATTTTGCATTATTCATTTTGTACTGATTCCGTAGATATTTATGTTATAGTAAGATTAACCTTATTGATTAGTAGTAGTGTTTTGCAAACAGTCAACATATTTAATGAATATAATAAGTATATTGATAAAATACAGCCAACATTTACAATCACTAATTCAATTACATAGTATGTTTTCTTTTAATATGAATTCACAA
Proteins encoded in this window:
- the LOC121741467 gene encoding pentatricopeptide repeat-containing protein At2g42920, chloroplastic-like, with product MPACFCSFNPPSTSISTFISNHPHLSILETTCRTITDLKKIHASLIKTGLAKDTIAASRLLAFSAARDLHYALSIFRRIEKPNQFTWNTVIRGFSQSSDPNFAILLFLETLNCSEILPERRTYPSVLKAYAQLGLAGDGAQLHGRIVKEGLESDPFIRNSIIHMYENWGFLENAWKLFDVSLERDVVAWHSMIMGLAKCGEIEESWRLFCKIPFRNEISWNMIKPTEFTLVSMLNACGELGDLEQGRWIHDYIKMNDLEMNVIVATAIVDMYCKCGDVEATRVAFKNAPRKGLSCWNSMMLGLATNGCYEEVFDMFNELECSNLRPDGVSFVAVLTASSHSLRVDEARRYFRLLTEEYGMEAKIEHCGCMVDALGRAGMVEEAAEFVASMPMEPDVVVWGSLLAACRNHGGSVEVAEWAARNLRLLDGTETSAHVLMPNVYAGSGDFEKAVEERKEMEKEPGCSLIEVNGEVHEFVAAGNWHCLM